The DNA sequence TTCATGCCATTCTTGGACAAGAAGCGGAAGTTGAAGGGGCCAACCAGTGGCTTGGAGCACGAGACCTCCCACACGTCGCCCTTCTTGGTCAACGGCTGCCACTCCTCTGAGCCGTGCTGCCGGAGCTCCACCTCTGACAGGCTGTCGCCTGGCCTTGTGTAGTCGATCTTGAGCGCCAGCTTCTTTTTGTCGGACCCCTTCTCCACCGTCAACTTCACCCTCACGGCGCACATCGCACCGGCGACCAGCGCCGCCAGCACCACCACCGTGAGCATCCTGGAGGAGGAGGCCATCTTCTCGATTGGTCGAAGACTGGTTGAAATTTGATTGTTGTGTGTCTGTATGTGTGTAGTTGCTGCTGCGATCTGTGTGGATTCCGATGGATGAAGTACCTGCTATTTATGGACGGAAGAGACCGCCGGCGAGCGGTGCTCCAGGGATCTCGCTGGCTGGCCGTGGCCGGGCTAGGTCGTCGCTGCGTATGCGGCTGGCCATCACCATCGGA is a window from the Triticum aestivum cultivar Chinese Spring unplaced genomic scaffold, IWGSC CS RefSeq v2.1 scaffold293001, whole genome shotgun sequence genome containing:
- the LOC123178001 gene encoding pollen allergen Dac g 3, giving the protein MASSSRMLTVVVLAALVAGAMCAVRVKLTVEKGSDKKKLALKIDYTRPGDSLSEVELRQHGSEEWQPLTKKGDVWEVSCSKPLVGPFNFRFLSKNGMKNVFDEVFSTDFKIGKTYQPEY